A genomic window from Streptomyces broussonetiae includes:
- a CDS encoding DUF309 domain-containing protein, with product MTSADAADARDRDADGRARNARPRDGLGRPLPHGTEGVPRQPEGVVRAPSETVAQAQALLEAGRPFHAHEVFEDAWKSGPGDERALWRGLAQLAVGLTHAARGNAVGGARLLRRGAGAVEEWEQEQREDRAYGMDLAGVARWARELAGRVERGAGPVDPVAEAPRLARGVPEDPQGP from the coding sequence ATGACGAGTGCGGACGCAGCGGATGCCAGGGACCGGGACGCGGACGGGCGGGCACGCAACGCGCGGCCCCGGGACGGGCTCGGCCGCCCGTTGCCCCATGGCACCGAGGGCGTCCCACGGCAGCCGGAGGGTGTCGTACGGGCCCCGAGCGAGACGGTCGCGCAGGCGCAGGCGCTGCTGGAGGCGGGCAGGCCGTTCCACGCGCACGAGGTGTTCGAGGACGCCTGGAAGTCGGGTCCCGGGGACGAGCGGGCGCTGTGGCGGGGGCTGGCCCAGCTGGCGGTCGGTCTCACCCACGCGGCGCGCGGCAATGCCGTCGGCGGGGCGCGTCTGCTGCGGCGCGGCGCGGGGGCGGTCGAGGAGTGGGAACAGGAGCAGCGGGAGGACCGGGCGTACGGCATGGATCTCGCCGGGGTCGCCCGCTGGGCGCGGGAGCTGGCGGGACGGGTGGAGCGGGGCGCCGGTCCGGTGGACCCGGTGGCCGAGGCGCCCCGGCTCGCCCGGGGCGTGCCCGAAGACCCGCAAGGGCCGTGA
- the cobF gene encoding precorrin-6A synthase (deacetylating), whose product MRKIHVIGIGAGDPDQLTLQAVRALQGTDVFFLLGKGEVKGDLTQLRRDILDAHLPAGSYRVVEARDPERDRAAGGSAYSPAVEDWRSARAGIYERLIAEELGEDGTGAFLVWGDPALYDSTLGILQEVLERGSVAFDYDVVPGISSVSALVARHRTGLNRVASPVQITTGRRLAEGFPEGVDDVVVMLDAHQAFRRYAEEDVDIYWGAYIGTPDEILVSGPIAEAGPQIERVRAEARERKGWIMDTYLLRRNPGPGRA is encoded by the coding sequence GTGCGAAAGATTCATGTCATCGGTATCGGCGCGGGCGACCCCGACCAGCTGACCCTGCAGGCGGTCAGGGCGCTCCAGGGCACGGACGTGTTCTTCCTGCTCGGCAAGGGCGAGGTGAAGGGCGATCTCACCCAGCTCCGCCGGGACATACTGGACGCACATCTGCCGGCCGGGTCGTACCGGGTCGTCGAGGCACGTGACCCGGAGCGGGACCGCGCGGCGGGCGGGTCGGCGTACTCACCCGCGGTCGAGGACTGGCGCAGCGCCCGCGCCGGGATCTACGAGCGGCTGATCGCCGAGGAGCTGGGCGAGGACGGCACCGGCGCCTTCCTGGTGTGGGGCGACCCGGCGCTGTACGACAGCACGCTCGGGATCCTGCAGGAGGTGCTGGAGCGGGGCTCGGTCGCCTTCGACTACGACGTCGTACCGGGCATCAGCAGCGTCTCCGCACTGGTCGCCCGGCACCGCACGGGTCTGAACCGGGTGGCGAGCCCGGTGCAGATCACCACCGGGCGGCGGCTGGCCGAGGGCTTCCCCGAGGGGGTGGACGACGTGGTGGTGATGCTGGACGCGCACCAGGCCTTCCGGCGGTACGCCGAGGAGGACGTCGACATCTACTGGGGGGCGTACATAGGCACCCCGGACGAGATCCTCGTCAGCGGGCCGATCGCCGAGGCGGGCCCGCAGATCGAGCGGGTGCGGGCCGAGGCGCGCGAGCGCAAGGGCTGGATCATGGACACGTATCTGCTGCGCAGGAACCCGGGCCCCGGCCGGGCCTGA
- a CDS encoding MASE1 domain-containing protein: MTVAEICAVAALYYGSARLGLLQQLVRGQVTPLWPPSGIAVAGLLLRGLRVWPGIALGAFLVNISLGPSLPAVLAITAGNTLAPLCSYALLRHIGFRNELDRLRDALALIFLGAFTGMLISATTGSGTLVLADVVSTEGFWPTWSVWWTGDAMGVLVVVPVLLVLGAARLPRGVPPLRWLEGLLLLAATVGVGVVETSSVPLMFLGFPLLIWAAFRFQLAGAAPCALAVSTFAVITAARGAGPFAGHDLLTGMITLQAFNGSASLTALLVSAVISERNQTQQEIARACGELAGMAARIATGDHHPMRLEGEGGEDRNGGPTETKRPSSHS; encoded by the coding sequence ATGACTGTTGCGGAGATCTGTGCCGTCGCGGCGCTGTACTACGGGTCGGCCAGGCTGGGTCTGCTCCAGCAGCTGGTGCGCGGGCAGGTCACCCCGCTGTGGCCGCCGAGCGGAATAGCGGTGGCGGGCCTGCTCCTGCGCGGCCTGAGGGTCTGGCCCGGAATCGCCCTCGGCGCGTTCCTGGTCAACATCTCGCTCGGGCCGTCGCTCCCGGCCGTGCTCGCGATCACGGCGGGAAACACCCTGGCGCCCCTGTGTTCCTACGCGCTGCTGCGCCACATCGGGTTCCGGAACGAACTGGACCGTCTGCGCGACGCGCTCGCCCTGATCTTCCTCGGTGCGTTCACCGGGATGCTGATCAGCGCGACGACGGGCAGCGGGACCCTGGTTCTCGCCGATGTCGTCAGCACCGAGGGCTTCTGGCCCACGTGGTCGGTCTGGTGGACCGGCGACGCGATGGGCGTCCTCGTGGTCGTACCGGTTCTGCTCGTTCTCGGCGCGGCACGCCTGCCGCGGGGCGTGCCGCCACTGCGGTGGCTGGAGGGACTGCTGCTGCTGGCAGCCACCGTCGGCGTGGGTGTCGTCGAGACCAGCAGCGTGCCGCTCATGTTCCTCGGGTTCCCGCTGCTGATCTGGGCGGCCTTCCGCTTCCAGCTGGCCGGGGCCGCGCCCTGCGCCTTGGCCGTGTCCACCTTCGCCGTCATCACCGCCGCACGGGGAGCGGGCCCCTTCGCCGGTCATGACCTGCTCACCGGCATGATCACCCTTCAGGCGTTCAACGGTTCCGCGTCGCTGACCGCGTTGCTGGTCTCGGCGGTCATCAGCGAGCGGAACCAGACGCAGCAGGAGATCGCGCGAGCCTGCGGGGAGCTGGCCGGGATGGCGGCCAGGATCGCCACCGGCGACCACCACCCGATGCGCCTCGAGGGGGAGGGTGGGGAGGACCGGAACGGCGGACCCACGGAAACGAAAAGGCCGTCTTCCCATTCCTGA